In one window of Thermus aquaticus DNA:
- a CDS encoding MarR family winged helix-turn-helix transcriptional regulator encodes MVWALLARIWRLQRALREEVAPGLARLGLSGLDPWLLSVLRAHPHPMGAARAMGLPPPTVSHMLRRLEAEGFLRRSLDPKDLRRYRLELTPKGEAALREAERLLEGALARRLARLSEEEQALLARLLSRLEGEA; translated from the coding sequence GTGGTCTGGGCCCTGCTCGCCCGAATCTGGCGGCTCCAGCGTGCCCTGCGGGAGGAGGTGGCGCCGGGGCTTGCCCGGCTTGGGCTTTCCGGGCTTGACCCCTGGCTCCTGAGCGTCCTCCGCGCCCATCCCCATCCCATGGGGGCCGCCCGGGCCATGGGCCTTCCCCCGCCCACGGTGAGCCACATGCTGCGGCGCCTCGAGGCCGAGGGCTTTCTCAGGCGGAGCCTGGACCCCAAGGACCTCCGCCGCTACCGCCTGGAGCTTACCCCCAAGGGCGAGGCGGCCTTGCGGGAGGCGGAGCGCCTCCTGGAGGGGGCCTTGGCCCGGCGCCTGGCCCGGCTATCGGAGGAGGAGCAGGCGCTTTTGGCCCGGCTGCTTTCCAGGTTGGAGGGAGAAGCATGA
- a CDS encoding MDR family MFS transporter, protein MAGVLLGLFLAALDQTIVSTAMPRIVGELRGAEYYAWVTTSYLLASTVSAPIFGRLTELFSRKGILLTAVVLFLLGSALSGLSQNMAQLILFRGLQGLGGGALFALALTTIAVLFPPRERGKLAGIFGAIFGLSSAVGPWLGGLLTDHLSWRWVFYINMPVGAVALWFILRYMPRLSPGHRERFDFLGAFLLAGWAVPLMLAFSWGGSTYPWGSPEILGLFALAALGLFLWVWAELRVEHPLFDLSVFRIPTFTYAALASFFYGPAFLGTVAFLPLYLQVVKGVSASQSGVTVLPLTLGVVLGSVGAGQAAARLGRYKALLLGSALFLLALFLALHFVLQVDTPLWLAVGLFFLIGLGLGPAQSLLNVAAQNDVPMARIGSATSAVQFMRQIGSTMGIALLGTVLAGSLTSHLAQAFPGGASAPAMARSGEGMALDLDREFARLEDLLVRALKGDEAAYRALAEDPALPKAFLKDLTPGGLPARFARLEGLAVRALRGDEAAYQALLADPGVPQALKAMIPPGGLRKGTLALLERVLSGDPEAKAALLASPFLDARLKALVENPPPPGLRDQLLRQVDEALARAEPEAERALRRALAQAEAQALDEVPRRAVEELERTKARLKEALSLGITEALRRIFLYSALFIALALAFILLLPDRELKGRPTPGVE, encoded by the coding sequence ATGGCAGGCGTTCTGCTGGGCCTGTTCCTGGCCGCCCTGGACCAGACCATCGTCTCCACCGCCATGCCCCGCATCGTGGGGGAGCTCCGCGGGGCGGAGTACTACGCCTGGGTCACCACGAGCTACCTCCTGGCCTCCACCGTCTCCGCGCCCATCTTCGGCCGCCTTACCGAGCTCTTCTCCCGGAAGGGCATCCTCCTCACGGCCGTGGTCCTCTTCCTCTTGGGCTCGGCCCTCTCGGGCCTCTCCCAGAACATGGCCCAGCTCATCCTCTTCCGGGGGCTCCAAGGCCTCGGGGGTGGGGCCCTCTTCGCCCTGGCCCTCACCACCATCGCCGTGCTCTTCCCCCCCAGGGAGCGGGGGAAGCTCGCCGGGATCTTTGGGGCCATATTCGGCCTCTCCTCGGCGGTGGGGCCCTGGCTCGGCGGCCTCCTCACGGACCACCTCTCCTGGCGCTGGGTCTTTTACATCAACATGCCCGTGGGGGCGGTGGCCCTTTGGTTCATCCTCCGCTACATGCCCCGGCTCTCCCCGGGGCACCGGGAGCGCTTTGACTTCTTGGGGGCCTTTCTCTTGGCGGGCTGGGCGGTGCCCCTCATGCTGGCCTTCTCCTGGGGGGGCAGCACCTACCCCTGGGGAAGCCCGGAGATCCTGGGCCTCTTCGCCCTGGCGGCCCTGGGCCTGTTCCTCTGGGTGTGGGCCGAGCTCCGGGTGGAGCACCCCCTTTTTGACCTCTCCGTCTTCCGCATCCCCACCTTCACCTACGCCGCCTTGGCCTCCTTCTTCTACGGGCCCGCCTTCTTGGGGACCGTGGCCTTTCTTCCCCTCTACCTCCAAGTGGTGAAGGGGGTTTCGGCGAGCCAGAGCGGGGTCACGGTCCTCCCCCTCACCCTTGGGGTGGTGCTGGGGAGCGTGGGGGCGGGGCAGGCCGCCGCCCGGCTCGGCCGCTACAAGGCCCTTCTCCTGGGGAGCGCCCTCTTCCTCCTCGCCCTGTTTCTGGCCCTTCACTTCGTCCTGCAGGTGGATACCCCCTTGTGGCTCGCCGTGGGCCTCTTCTTCCTGATCGGCCTGGGGCTTGGGCCGGCCCAGAGCCTCCTCAACGTGGCCGCCCAGAACGACGTGCCGATGGCCCGCATCGGGAGCGCCACCAGCGCGGTGCAGTTCATGCGGCAGATCGGCTCCACCATGGGCATCGCCCTCCTCGGGACGGTGCTCGCCGGTAGCCTCACGAGCCACCTGGCCCAGGCCTTCCCCGGCGGCGCTTCCGCCCCCGCCATGGCCCGCAGCGGGGAGGGGATGGCCCTGGACCTGGACCGGGAGTTCGCCCGCCTGGAGGACCTCCTCGTCCGCGCCCTGAAGGGCGACGAGGCCGCCTACCGGGCCCTGGCGGAGGACCCCGCGCTTCCCAAGGCCTTCCTCAAGGACCTGACCCCAGGGGGCCTTCCCGCCCGGTTTGCCCGCCTCGAGGGGCTGGCGGTGCGGGCCCTCCGGGGCGACGAGGCCGCCTACCAAGCCCTCCTGGCCGACCCCGGGGTGCCCCAGGCCCTCAAGGCCATGATCCCCCCGGGGGGCCTGAGGAAGGGCACCCTGGCCCTCCTGGAGCGGGTCCTTTCCGGGGATCCCGAGGCCAAGGCGGCCCTTCTCGCCTCCCCTTTCCTTGACGCCAGGCTCAAGGCCCTCGTGGAGAACCCGCCCCCGCCTGGCCTGCGGGACCAGCTGCTCCGCCAGGTGGACGAGGCCCTGGCCCGGGCCGAGCCCGAGGCCGAGCGGGCCCTGCGGCGGGCTCTGGCCCAGGCGGAGGCCCAGGCCCTGGACGAGGTGCCCAGGCGGGCGGTGGAGGAGCTGGAGAGGACCAAGGCTCGGCTCAAGGAGGCCCTGAGCCTGGGCATCACCGAGGCTCTGCGGAGGATCTTCCTCTATAGCGCCCTCTTCATCGCCTTGGCCCTGGCCTTCATCCTCCTCCTTCCCGACCGGGAGCTCAAGGGGAGGCCCACCCCGGGGGTAGAGTAG
- the pxpB gene encoding 5-oxoprolinase subunit PxpB, whose protein sequence is MLAGLYLRFGEGLSEEANRRALALAETLLQAPPPGLLDAVPAYGTLYLEYDPRRLPKARLLRLLKAPPREEVGEGRVVEVPVRYDGEDLREVAGRAGLSVEAVKALHQKPLYRVYALGFTPGFPFMAPVEPPLRLPRRPHPRPRVPAHSVAVAGPQTGIYPLPSPGGWNLLGTSLVAVYDPHRPEPFLLRPGDRVRFREAEGPTPEEPPPLELLPEDPLLPAIRVEEAGLLDLVVDGGRFLAGHLGLARSGSLDPRSARVANRLVGNPEGAPLLEIAYKGPVLTALRPLVAALAGYGLVGLLEGEEVAPGRSFLWPRGKALRLLPKGRGARVYLAVAGGLEAKPFLGSVSPDLRGRIGRPLKAGDVLGLKALRPARAGLAYPLPPLPEVLALRLLPGPQHTREAFLALLEGPFRVARADRVGLELEGPEVPGGEGLSEPTPLGGVQVPPSGRPLVLLADKGSLGGYAKPALVDPRDLWLLGQAWPGAWVRFRAP, encoded by the coding sequence GTGCTCGCAGGCCTTTACCTGCGCTTCGGGGAGGGCCTGTCCGAGGAGGCGAACCGGAGGGCCCTGGCCCTGGCCGAGACCCTGCTCCAGGCCCCTCCTCCTGGCCTTCTGGACGCGGTCCCCGCCTACGGCACCCTCTACCTGGAATACGACCCCAGGCGGCTTCCCAAGGCCAGGCTCCTCCGCCTCCTGAAGGCCCCGCCTCGGGAGGAGGTGGGGGAGGGGAGGGTGGTGGAGGTCCCTGTGCGCTACGACGGCGAGGACCTCCGGGAGGTGGCGGGGAGGGCCGGGCTCTCGGTGGAGGCGGTGAAGGCCCTCCACCAGAAGCCCCTCTACCGGGTCTACGCCCTGGGCTTCACCCCGGGCTTCCCCTTCATGGCCCCCGTGGAGCCCCCTCTGCGCCTCCCCAGGAGGCCCCATCCGAGGCCTAGGGTGCCCGCCCACAGCGTGGCGGTGGCGGGACCGCAGACGGGGATCTACCCCCTGCCCTCTCCCGGAGGATGGAACCTTCTGGGGACGAGCCTGGTGGCGGTCTACGATCCCCACCGCCCCGAACCCTTCCTCCTCCGCCCGGGGGACCGGGTCCGCTTTCGGGAGGCGGAGGGGCCTACGCCGGAGGAGCCCCCGCCGCTAGAGCTCTTGCCGGAAGACCCCCTCCTTCCCGCCATCCGGGTGGAGGAGGCGGGGCTTTTGGACCTGGTGGTGGACGGAGGGCGGTTCCTTGCGGGGCACCTGGGCCTCGCCCGCTCCGGGTCCCTGGACCCCCGCTCGGCCCGGGTGGCCAACCGCCTGGTGGGTAACCCGGAGGGGGCTCCGCTTTTGGAGATCGCCTACAAGGGCCCCGTGCTCACCGCCCTCCGCCCCCTGGTGGCGGCCCTCGCGGGGTACGGCCTGGTGGGGCTTCTGGAGGGGGAGGAGGTGGCCCCGGGGCGGAGCTTCCTCTGGCCCCGGGGAAAGGCCCTCCGCCTCCTGCCCAAGGGAAGGGGAGCCCGGGTCTACCTGGCGGTGGCGGGGGGCCTCGAGGCCAAGCCCTTCCTGGGCTCGGTCTCCCCGGACCTAAGGGGGCGGATCGGAAGGCCCCTTAAGGCGGGGGACGTCCTGGGCCTGAAGGCCTTAAGGCCCGCCCGGGCGGGCCTCGCCTATCCCCTCCCACCCCTCCCCGAGGTCCTCGCCCTCCGCCTCCTCCCCGGGCCCCAGCACACCCGGGAGGCCTTCTTGGCCCTTCTAGAGGGCCCCTTCCGCGTGGCCCGGGCCGACAGGGTGGGCCTGGAGCTGGAAGGCCCCGAGGTCCCCGGAGGGGAGGGGCTTTCCGAGCCCACCCCCCTGGGCGGGGTCCAGGTGCCCCCCTCGGGGCGGCCTCTCGTCCTCCTGGCCGACAAGGGGAGCCTGGGGGGCTACGCCAAGCCTGCCCTGGTGGACCCCAGGGACCTCTGGCTTCTGGGCCAGGCCTGGCCCGGGGCCTGGGTGCGCTTCAGGGCGCCTTGA
- a CDS encoding thioredoxin domain-containing protein yields the protein MNRLHRTRSPYLLAHAQDPVDWYPFGEEAFQKAKAEGKPIFLSVGYSSCHWCHVMHRESFQDEEVAALLNAHFVPVKVDREELPDVDAAYMRALVSLTGQGGWPMSLFLTPEGKPFFGGTYFPKEDRGHLPGFKRVLLAVARAWQEEREALEKEAERLTGALWRSLNPPPGPIPPGVEERALEALARAFDPEWGGFLPAPKFPQGPLLLYLLARAWQGEEAPRRMLERTLTAMALGGVYDQLGGGFHRYAVDRHWRVPHFEKMLYDNALLARVYLGAYRVLRKPLFLRVARETLDWLLSMQGREGGFFTALDAESEGEEGRYYTWTEEELQEALREDFPLARRYFALGEDLPGRSVLTAWGEEEVRKALEGGFEAWREGVRRRLLQARRRRMPPALDDKVLADWSALAVRALAEAGRLLKEERYLEAARKGAHFLLLRMRQGGLLRHVWREGHLGEEAYVADQAFAALALLELYAATAEWPYLEEARRLAEAGLALLGEGRLPLPAKALEEGAIPSGESALAEALVRLGGIFGPEYYEKAEALLEREAHFLARHPEALPGFLLAHRLLQEGSELAVPLPSPFLREAQALYLPLTQLVLGPAGALPALEGKEPGLLYPCRRGACRLPTDRLEEALKALKAP from the coding sequence GTGAACCGCCTCCACCGGACGAGAAGCCCCTACCTCCTGGCCCACGCCCAAGACCCCGTGGACTGGTACCCCTTCGGCGAGGAGGCCTTCCAGAAGGCCAAGGCCGAGGGCAAGCCCATCTTCCTCTCCGTGGGCTACTCCAGCTGCCACTGGTGCCACGTGATGCACCGGGAGTCCTTCCAGGACGAGGAGGTGGCCGCCCTCCTCAACGCCCACTTCGTGCCCGTCAAGGTGGACCGGGAGGAGCTTCCCGACGTGGACGCCGCCTACATGCGGGCCCTGGTGAGCCTCACCGGCCAGGGGGGCTGGCCCATGAGCCTCTTCCTGACCCCCGAGGGCAAGCCCTTCTTCGGGGGCACCTACTTCCCCAAGGAGGACCGGGGCCACCTCCCCGGCTTCAAGCGGGTCCTCCTGGCCGTGGCCAGGGCCTGGCAGGAGGAGCGGGAGGCCCTGGAAAAGGAAGCGGAAAGGCTCACAGGGGCCCTATGGCGAAGCCTGAACCCCCCACCGGGCCCCATCCCGCCCGGGGTGGAGGAAAGGGCCCTGGAAGCCCTGGCCCGGGCCTTTGACCCCGAGTGGGGCGGCTTCCTCCCCGCCCCCAAGTTCCCCCAGGGGCCCCTCCTCCTCTACCTCCTGGCCCGGGCCTGGCAGGGCGAGGAAGCCCCCAGGCGCATGCTAGAAAGGACCCTCACCGCCATGGCCCTAGGCGGGGTTTACGACCAGCTGGGCGGGGGGTTCCACCGCTACGCCGTGGACCGCCATTGGCGGGTTCCCCACTTTGAGAAGATGCTCTACGACAACGCCCTCCTGGCCCGGGTCTACCTGGGCGCTTACCGGGTCCTCAGGAAGCCCCTCTTCCTCCGGGTGGCCCGGGAGACCCTGGACTGGCTCCTCTCCATGCAGGGCCGGGAAGGGGGGTTCTTCACCGCCCTGGACGCCGAGAGCGAGGGGGAGGAGGGGCGCTACTACACCTGGACCGAGGAGGAGCTCCAAGAGGCCCTGAGGGAGGACTTCCCCCTGGCCCGGCGCTACTTCGCCCTGGGGGAGGACCTCCCGGGCCGCTCCGTCCTCACGGCCTGGGGGGAGGAGGAGGTTAGGAAGGCCCTCGAGGGAGGCTTTGAGGCCTGGCGGGAAGGCGTGCGGCGGAGGCTTCTCCAGGCCAGGCGGAGGCGGATGCCCCCCGCCCTGGACGACAAGGTCCTGGCCGACTGGTCGGCCCTGGCGGTGCGGGCCCTGGCCGAGGCGGGAAGGCTGCTCAAAGAGGAGCGCTACCTGGAGGCGGCCCGGAAGGGAGCCCACTTCCTCCTCCTTCGCATGCGCCAAGGCGGGCTTCTCCGCCACGTCTGGCGGGAGGGGCACCTGGGGGAGGAGGCCTACGTGGCCGACCAGGCCTTCGCCGCCCTGGCCCTTTTGGAGCTTTACGCCGCCACGGCGGAGTGGCCCTACCTGGAGGAGGCCCGCAGGCTGGCCGAGGCGGGCCTCGCCCTCCTGGGAGAAGGCCGCCTCCCCCTCCCCGCCAAGGCCCTCGAGGAGGGGGCCATCCCCTCGGGGGAAAGCGCCCTGGCCGAGGCCTTGGTGCGGCTTGGGGGGATCTTCGGGCCCGAGTACTACGAGAAGGCCGAGGCCCTCCTGGAGCGGGAGGCCCACTTCCTGGCCCGCCACCCGGAGGCCCTGCCCGGCTTCCTCCTGGCCCACCGCCTCCTTCAGGAAGGAAGCGAGCTGGCCGTCCCCCTCCCCTCCCCCTTCCTGCGGGAGGCCCAGGCCCTCTACCTCCCCCTCACCCAGCTGGTCCTGGGGCCCGCCGGGGCCCTGCCGGCCCTGGAGGGCAAGGAGCCCGGCCTCCTCTACCCGTGCCGCCGGGGGGCCTGCCGCCTGCCCACGGACCGCCTGGAGGAGGCCCTGAAGGCCCTCAAGGCGCCCTGA
- the nadC gene encoding carboxylating nicotinate-nucleotide diphosphorylase translates to MEGFLLDGALRAWLLEDLGHGDLTTTLLVPEGLEGEAVIVAKEEGVVAGLPVAGRVFALAEPRLAFTPLVAEGAFVGRGQEVARGAGPLRGILAGERLALNLLQRLSGIATLTRAYVEALKGTKAQVLDTRKTTPGLRALEKYAVRVGGGRNHRFGLFDGVLIKENHIRAAGGVREAVRRARAGGPHYLKVEVEVTSLAELEEALEAGADLILLDNFSLEAIREAVRRVAGRVPLEASGNMTLERARGAAEAGVDYVSVGALTHSAKALDLSLLVTRP, encoded by the coding sequence GTGGAGGGCTTTCTCCTGGACGGGGCCCTGAGGGCCTGGCTTTTGGAGGACCTGGGGCACGGGGACCTTACCACGACTCTCCTCGTTCCCGAGGGGCTGGAGGGCGAGGCGGTGATCGTGGCCAAGGAGGAGGGCGTGGTGGCGGGCCTGCCCGTGGCCGGTCGGGTCTTCGCCCTGGCGGAGCCCAGGCTGGCCTTCACCCCTCTGGTGGCCGAGGGGGCCTTTGTGGGAAGGGGGCAGGAGGTGGCCCGGGGGGCGGGCCCCCTGAGGGGTATCCTGGCTGGGGAGCGGCTGGCCCTGAACCTCCTGCAGCGGCTTTCCGGTATCGCCACCCTCACCCGGGCCTACGTGGAGGCCCTGAAGGGCACCAAGGCCCAGGTTCTGGACACCCGCAAGACCACGCCCGGCCTCCGGGCCTTGGAGAAGTACGCGGTGCGGGTAGGCGGCGGGAGGAACCACCGCTTCGGCCTCTTTGACGGCGTTCTCATCAAGGAGAACCACATCCGGGCAGCGGGCGGGGTCAGGGAGGCGGTGCGGCGGGCCAGGGCAGGGGGCCCCCATTACCTCAAGGTGGAGGTGGAGGTGACGAGCCTCGCCGAGCTGGAGGAGGCCCTGGAGGCGGGGGCGGACCTCATCCTCCTGGACAACTTTTCCCTGGAGGCCATCCGGGAGGCGGTGCGCCGGGTGGCGGGGCGGGTGCCCCTCGAGGCCAGCGGCAACATGACCCTGGAAAGGGCGAGGGGGGCGGCGGAGGCCGGGGTGGACTACGTGAGCGTGGGCGCCCTGACCCACTCCGCCAAGGCCTTGGACCTCTCCCTCCTGGTGACCAGGCCATGA
- a CDS encoding CopG family transcriptional regulator produces the protein MVRTQVRLSADQVARLKARALEEGVSLGEPVRRAVERYLAEEEGGGHEERARRALEAVGRFASGAGDVGEAHDRYLEEAFRGPR, from the coding sequence ATGGTGCGGACCCAGGTCCGGCTCTCCGCGGACCAGGTGGCCCGGCTGAAGGCCAGGGCCCTGGAGGAGGGGGTCTCCCTGGGGGAACCGGTGCGCCGGGCGGTGGAGCGCTACCTGGCCGAGGAGGAAGGGGGCGGCCACGAGGAGCGGGCGAGGCGCGCCCTGGAGGCGGTGGGCCGCTTCGCCTCGGGGGCAGGGGACGTGGGCGAGGCCCACGACCGCTATCTGGAAGAGGCCTTCCGTGGTCCTCGTTGA
- a CDS encoding type II toxin-antitoxin system VapC family toxin, which translates to MVLVDTSALYALLDRDDAHHREAAQVFAGLLRRRVPLHTHAYGVVESLALAQRRLGMEAARALVHDLLGVVRVAPVDEALHQAALTATLASGRRDVSLVGWASFLFMRHRKMEKAFAYDVHFFGQGLKPVQAEDHG; encoded by the coding sequence GTGGTCCTCGTTGACACCTCGGCCCTCTACGCCCTTCTGGACCGGGACGACGCCCACCACCGGGAAGCGGCCCAGGTCTTTGCGGGGCTTCTTCGGCGAAGGGTTCCCCTCCACACCCACGCCTACGGGGTGGTGGAGAGCCTGGCCCTGGCGCAGAGGCGCCTGGGGATGGAGGCGGCCAGGGCCTTGGTCCATGACCTTTTGGGGGTGGTGCGGGTGGCCCCCGTGGACGAGGCCCTGCACCAGGCGGCCCTCACCGCCACCCTGGCCTCGGGGCGGAGGGATGTGAGCTTGGTGGGCTGGGCCAGCTTTCTTTTCATGCGGCATAGGAAGATGGAGAAGGCCTTCGCCTACGACGTTCACTTCTTTGGGCAAGGCCTCAAGCCCGTCCAAGCCGAAGACCATGGATAA
- the nadA gene encoding quinolinate synthase NadA, with translation MDKETLTQAVLELKRQRRAVILAHSYQLPEVQEVADFVGDSLGLAREAQRTEAEVIVFCGVHFMAETAAILNPEKTVLLPDLEAGCSLADSIRPEDILAWKTAHPDGLVVAYVNTRAEVKALADVCVTSANAVEVVAGLPEDRPIYFVPDMFLGAHVARVTGRRLDLFPGECHVHAGIREEHLKALLEAHPGAEFLIHPECGCGSGCLYLKPDAKMLSTEGMVRYAKAAEGREFVVATEVGILHRLRKEAPGKAFFPVKPDAVCEYMKRITLEKVYLSLRDLKHVVRVPEAVAEKARRALSAMVAVG, from the coding sequence ATGGATAAGGAAACCCTGACCCAAGCGGTACTGGAACTGAAGCGGCAGCGCCGGGCGGTCATCCTGGCCCACTCCTACCAGCTTCCCGAGGTCCAGGAGGTGGCGGACTTCGTGGGAGACTCCTTGGGCTTGGCCCGAGAGGCCCAGAGGACCGAAGCCGAGGTCATCGTCTTCTGCGGAGTCCACTTCATGGCGGAGACGGCCGCCATCCTGAACCCCGAGAAGACGGTCCTCCTCCCGGACCTGGAGGCGGGCTGTTCCCTGGCTGACAGCATCCGGCCCGAGGACATCCTGGCCTGGAAGACGGCCCACCCCGACGGCCTCGTGGTGGCCTACGTCAACACCAGGGCCGAGGTGAAGGCCCTGGCCGACGTCTGCGTCACCAGCGCCAACGCCGTGGAGGTGGTCGCGGGGCTTCCCGAGGACCGGCCCATCTACTTCGTCCCCGACATGTTCCTGGGGGCCCACGTGGCCCGGGTCACCGGGAGGAGGCTGGACCTCTTTCCCGGGGAGTGCCACGTGCACGCGGGGATCCGGGAGGAGCACCTAAAGGCCCTCCTGGAGGCCCACCCCGGGGCGGAGTTCCTCATCCACCCCGAGTGCGGCTGCGGCTCCGGCTGCCTCTACCTTAAGCCCGACGCCAAAATGCTCTCCACCGAGGGGATGGTCCGTTACGCCAAGGCCGCCGAGGGGCGGGAGTTCGTGGTGGCCACGGAGGTGGGCATCCTCCACCGCCTCAGGAAGGAGGCCCCGGGAAAGGCCTTTTTCCCGGTGAAGCCGGACGCCGTCTGCGAGTACATGAAGCGGATCACCCTGGAGAAGGTCTACCTCTCCTTGCGGGACCTGAAGCACGTGGTCCGGGTGCCTGAGGCGGTGGCCGAGAAGGCCAGGCGGGCCCTTTCCGCCATGGTGGCCGTGGGCTGA
- the nadB gene encoding L-aspartate oxidase, with amino-acid sequence MERLETDLLVLGAGVAGVYGALAAEAEGARVLLLSKDPLPSGSTPWAQGGVAFPLDEADLEAHLLDTLRAGRGLVDPAVARSILEEAPRHLERLLALGLPFHPEPTREGGHSRPRVRHLGGDRSGLLLLRGLLARLRSPVLEGYMAASLLLSGGRVVGALILSPGGPLWVRAGAVLLATGGFGRLYPVTTNPKGATGDGMALAWRAGGVLRDLEFVQFHPTALPDGALISEACRGEGAILLNAHGERFMPRYDPLGELAPRDVVARAVHRERERTGGVYLDLRPIPNLRERFPTVVASALALGLDPFREPLPVAPAAHYAMGGVRTDLRGFTGVPGLYAAGEVASTGFHGANRLASNSLLEGLVMGERAALAALGDLAFPKGAEPLPALSLDPGLLPALREAMGREAGVVRRGEGLKQALDLAEGLPLLERPPQEVAREEVEAGNLLLLARLLLRMALLRRESRGSHFREDFPGEGEEAYHLEARGQEVRPAPL; translated from the coding sequence ATGGAGCGCCTGGAGACCGACCTCCTGGTTCTGGGAGCGGGCGTGGCCGGGGTCTACGGGGCCCTGGCGGCGGAGGCGGAAGGGGCCAGGGTCCTCCTCCTCAGCAAGGACCCCCTGCCCTCGGGGTCCACCCCTTGGGCCCAGGGCGGGGTGGCCTTTCCCCTGGACGAGGCCGACCTCGAGGCCCACCTCCTGGACACCCTCCGGGCCGGGCGGGGCCTGGTGGACCCGGCGGTGGCCCGCTCCATCCTGGAGGAGGCCCCCCGCCACCTGGAGCGCCTCCTGGCCCTGGGGCTTCCCTTCCACCCCGAACCCACCCGGGAAGGGGGGCACAGCCGCCCCCGGGTCCGCCACCTGGGCGGGGACCGAAGCGGCCTCCTCCTCCTGAGGGGCCTCCTCGCCCGCCTCCGAAGCCCGGTCCTGGAGGGCTACATGGCGGCCAGCCTCCTCCTTTCGGGCGGCCGGGTGGTGGGGGCCCTGATCCTCTCCCCCGGGGGGCCCCTATGGGTGCGGGCCGGGGCGGTCCTCCTGGCCACGGGGGGCTTTGGGCGGCTATACCCCGTGACCACCAACCCCAAAGGGGCCACGGGAGACGGGATGGCCCTGGCCTGGCGGGCGGGGGGCGTCTTGAGGGACCTGGAGTTCGTCCAGTTCCACCCCACGGCCCTGCCCGATGGCGCCCTCATCAGCGAGGCCTGCCGGGGCGAGGGGGCCATCCTCCTCAACGCCCACGGGGAGAGGTTCATGCCCCGCTATGACCCCCTGGGCGAGCTCGCCCCCCGGGACGTGGTGGCCCGTGCGGTCCACCGGGAGCGGGAACGGACGGGCGGGGTCTACCTGGATCTAAGGCCCATCCCCAACCTGAGGGAGCGCTTCCCCACGGTGGTGGCCTCCGCCCTGGCCCTGGGCCTGGACCCCTTCCGTGAACCCCTGCCCGTGGCCCCCGCCGCCCACTACGCCATGGGCGGCGTGCGGACGGACCTCAGGGGCTTCACCGGGGTGCCGGGGCTCTACGCCGCCGGGGAGGTGGCCTCCACCGGCTTCCACGGGGCCAACCGCTTGGCCTCCAACAGCCTCCTGGAGGGCCTGGTCATGGGAGAGCGGGCCGCTTTGGCGGCCCTGGGGGACCTGGCCTTTCCCAAAGGGGCCGAGCCCCTCCCCGCCCTCAGCCTGGACCCGGGCCTCCTGCCCGCCCTTCGGGAGGCCATGGGCCGCGAGGCGGGGGTGGTGCGCCGGGGGGAGGGCCTGAAGCAGGCCCTGGACCTGGCCGAGGGCCTTCCCCTTCTTGAGCGTCCCCCCCAGGAGGTGGCCCGGGAGGAGGTGGAGGCGGGAAACCTCCTCCTCCTGGCCCGCCTCCTCCTGCGCATGGCCCTCCTCAGGCGGGAAAGCCGGGGGAGCCACTTCCGGGAGGACTTTCCCGGGGAAGGGGAGGAGGCCTACCACCTCGAGGCCCGGGGCCAGGAGGTGCGGCCTGCGCCCCTTTAG